The Thiorhodovibrio litoralis genome includes a window with the following:
- the pnp gene encoding polyribonucleotide nucleotidyltransferase, translated as MTHITKTFQYGDQTVTLETGEIARQADGAVMVNMNDTVVLVTVVIDKRATVEKDFLPLTVDYQEKTYAAGRIPGGFFRREGRPSEAEILTSRLIDRPIRPLFADGFGREVQVIATVKSLNPAVNPEVPALIGASAALAISGAPFNGPIGAARVGYKNGEYLLNPAMIGLTPDSDLDLVVAGTEQAVLMVESEARGLSEDVMLGAVLFGHEQMQVVINTIKELAAEVNKPPLEWTPAATDAELAQAVAAQAAAGLGEAYLIKDKMERYRALDRVRNAVYAELSGEDEKWPQALVYAALEKLEKSIVRGRILRGEPRIDGRDTSTVRPISIRTGVLPRTHGSALFTRGETQALVVTTLGTERDSQIIDALDGERREPFMLHYNFPPFCVGETGRVGSPKRREIGHGRLAKRGVMAAMPSIEEFPYSVRVVSEITESNGSSSMASVCGTSLSLMDAGVPVKGSVAGVAMGLIKEQDEFAVLTDIMGDEDHLGDMDFKVAGTAEGINALQMDIKIEGITREIMQQALAQAKDGRMHILGEMNKVIDHHRSEMSEHAPRIIEFKIHPEKIRDVIGKGGSTIRAITEETGATIDINDDGVVKIFSVQKSAGEEAKKRVRLITADVEVGKIYEGKVARLMDFGAFVTILPGRDGLVHISQICEERVQSVSDKLSEGDHVRVKVLEVDKQGRIRLSMKALSDEERAAPVA; from the coding sequence GTGACTCATATCACCAAGACTTTCCAATACGGGGATCAGACCGTAACGCTCGAGACCGGCGAGATCGCCCGCCAAGCCGATGGCGCGGTCATGGTCAATATGAACGACACCGTGGTCCTGGTCACGGTGGTGATCGACAAACGCGCGACTGTCGAAAAAGACTTTCTGCCGCTGACCGTCGATTATCAGGAAAAAACCTATGCCGCCGGGCGCATCCCAGGCGGCTTTTTTCGTCGTGAAGGGCGCCCGAGCGAGGCCGAGATTCTCACTTCGCGCCTGATCGACCGCCCCATCCGCCCGCTGTTCGCTGACGGCTTTGGCCGTGAGGTGCAGGTCATCGCCACGGTCAAGTCGCTCAATCCGGCGGTGAATCCAGAGGTTCCCGCACTCATCGGCGCCTCCGCTGCGCTGGCCATCTCGGGCGCGCCCTTCAATGGGCCCATCGGTGCCGCGCGTGTCGGCTATAAGAATGGGGAATATCTGCTCAATCCCGCCATGATTGGCCTGACCCCAGACAGCGATCTGGATCTGGTGGTTGCCGGTACCGAACAAGCCGTACTGATGGTGGAGTCCGAGGCGCGCGGCCTGTCCGAGGATGTCATGCTCGGCGCTGTGCTCTTTGGTCATGAGCAGATGCAGGTTGTCATCAATACCATCAAGGAACTCGCAGCCGAGGTCAACAAGCCACCGCTGGAGTGGACCCCGGCGGCGACCGATGCCGAACTGGCGCAAGCGGTTGCGGCCCAGGCCGCCGCTGGTTTGGGCGAGGCCTATCTCATCAAGGACAAGATGGAACGCTATCGCGCGCTCGATCGGGTGCGCAATGCGGTCTACGCCGAGCTTTCCGGAGAGGATGAAAAGTGGCCGCAAGCGCTGGTCTATGCCGCGCTCGAGAAGCTCGAAAAATCCATTGTGCGCGGGCGTATTCTGCGCGGCGAGCCGCGCATCGACGGCCGCGACACCAGCACCGTGCGTCCCATCAGTATTCGCACCGGCGTGCTGCCGCGCACCCACGGCTCGGCGCTCTTTACTCGTGGCGAGACCCAGGCGTTGGTGGTCACCACGCTCGGCACTGAGCGCGATTCGCAGATTATCGATGCCCTTGATGGCGAGCGGCGCGAGCCCTTCATGTTGCACTACAACTTCCCGCCCTTCTGCGTCGGCGAGACCGGCCGGGTCGGCAGCCCCAAGCGGCGCGAGATCGGCCATGGCCGTCTGGCCAAGCGCGGGGTGATGGCCGCCATGCCGAGCATCGAGGAATTTCCCTACTCAGTGCGGGTGGTCTCGGAGATTACCGAGTCCAACGGTTCCAGTTCCATGGCCAGCGTCTGCGGCACCAGTCTGTCCCTGATGGATGCCGGGGTGCCGGTGAAAGGCTCGGTGGCTGGTGTTGCCATGGGCTTGATCAAAGAGCAGGACGAATTTGCCGTGCTGACCGACATCATGGGCGACGAGGACCATCTCGGCGACATGGACTTCAAGGTGGCCGGAACCGCCGAGGGGATTAACGCCCTGCAGATGGATATCAAGATCGAGGGCATCACCCGCGAGATCATGCAGCAGGCGCTGGCTCAGGCCAAAGATGGCCGGATGCACATTCTCGGTGAGATGAACAAGGTCATCGACCACCATCGCTCTGAGATGTCCGAGCATGCTCCGCGCATCATCGAGTTCAAAATCCATCCGGAAAAGATCCGCGACGTTATTGGTAAGGGTGGCTCCACCATCCGCGCCATCACCGAGGAAACCGGCGCCACCATCGACATCAACGACGATGGCGTGGTCAAAATCTTCTCGGTGCAGAAGTCCGCTGGCGAAGAGGCGAAAAAGCGCGTCCGCCTGATCACCGCTGATGTCGAAGTCGGCAAGATCTACGAGGGCAAGGTCGCACGCCTGATGGACTTCGGCGCCTTTGTCACCATCCTGCCCGGACGCGATGGTCTGGTACATATCTCCCAGATTTGCGAGGAGCGGGTGCAGAGCGTTAGCGACAAGCTCTCAGAGGGCGACCATGTGCGGGTCAAGGTGCTGGAGGTCGATAAGCAAGGCCGCATTCGTCTCAGCATGAAGGCGCTGAGCGATGAGGAACGCGCCGCTCCAGTCGCCTAG